One window from the genome of Leptospira broomii serovar Hurstbridge str. 5399 encodes:
- a CDS encoding glycosyltransferase family 2 protein, whose product MASKPPLLSVVIPIYNEEKTIPELAKRLNSLLKILKTKFGFDSADSEILFVNDGSRDESAEILKELCESTPGFFLVNLSRNYGHQLAITAGIDVARGEAVAVMDGDLQDPPEFVADLFEKMKDGFDVVYARRRTREGESIFKLITAHLFYRTLKKLTKFDIPIDTGDFRIMSRRVTDVLVSMREQHRYIRGLIAWIGFRQTGLEYDRDERFDGETKFSLGKMLKFALDGITSFSSAPLKLSSYLGFSAAFAGALYTIYILYLKLFTNNTIQGWTSVMIVVLILGGIQLLALGMIGEYLSRVNDQSKNRPLYVIEKIYSTDTAPKQKEKKKSAKS is encoded by the coding sequence ATGGCTTCCAAACCACCCCTCCTATCCGTCGTCATTCCCATATACAATGAGGAAAAAACAATTCCGGAGCTTGCTAAGCGACTGAATTCCCTCTTAAAGATCCTAAAAACCAAATTCGGCTTCGATTCCGCCGATTCGGAAATTCTGTTTGTAAACGACGGCTCTCGGGATGAGAGCGCGGAAATTCTAAAAGAGTTATGCGAGTCCACACCCGGTTTTTTCCTAGTGAACCTATCCAGAAACTATGGGCACCAGCTTGCCATTACCGCAGGAATCGATGTGGCTCGAGGCGAGGCGGTGGCGGTTATGGACGGCGACCTGCAGGATCCTCCCGAATTCGTTGCCGATTTATTCGAAAAAATGAAAGACGGGTTCGATGTCGTTTATGCACGAAGGAGGACTCGCGAAGGCGAGTCGATTTTCAAACTTATAACGGCCCATCTCTTTTACAGAACCTTGAAAAAATTAACCAAATTCGATATCCCGATCGATACGGGGGATTTTCGAATTATGAGCCGAAGAGTTACAGACGTATTGGTTTCGATGAGAGAACAACATCGTTACATCCGCGGCCTGATTGCTTGGATCGGATTTCGTCAAACCGGATTGGAATACGATCGTGATGAGCGTTTCGACGGTGAGACCAAATTTTCCCTAGGGAAAATGCTTAAATTCGCATTAGACGGAATTACCTCTTTTTCTTCCGCACCTCTAAAGCTCTCCTCTTATCTAGGCTTTTCCGCCGCATTTGCAGGAGCCCTGTACACTATTTATATTCTTTATCTGAAATTGTTTACGAACAATACCATCCAGGGTTGGACCTCGGTGATGATCGTGGTTTTGATACTCGGTGGGATTCAGTTATTGGCGCTCGGGATGATCGGGGAATATTTAAGTAGAGTCAACGACCAATCCAAGAATCGTCCGCTCTATGTGATCGAAAAGATTTATTCCACCGATACCGCCCCTAAACAAAAAGAGAAAAAGAAATCGGCCAAGAGTTAA